The sequence below is a genomic window from Vigna radiata var. radiata cultivar VC1973A unplaced genomic scaffold, Vradiata_ver6 scaffold_7, whole genome shotgun sequence.
CAGAAGCTAACACTACATATTAATTCCTTGAATATTGACAAAAGGGGAAAGTGATAGGAGATTTTTGCATTGTCCTGCTAAGGAAAAAACAACATTGTAGTACACAGTGAGATGCTACAACCAAAAGGTTGAGAATACTACATATGTTGATAAAAGTAAAGCAAACTAAAAGGGTGTTGGACCCAGGTACTCTATGCCATCCATTTCTGAGTTCTCTGGCATTTCAATTTCTTCCAACCATGCGTAACtatccttttccttttcttctttcccctcACCAATCTTTTCTTCTGCAGAGTAAAATCATTCATTGTCAGAGACAAGAAAATAATGTGTCATTCAACATGCTCAGACTCAAATCCTCATATACCAAGATACCCTCTTTCTTTCAATGTTCAAAAAACAAGATTTCATATAAGTTTTCATCAAATTTACTCATTTTTAAGAGGACAAGTATTCAAAGCACACTGATGTCTGATTATATGTGATTAACTTGAAATAACATCTCATTAGAACTGGGTTTCTTGTGGTTAACTTGTATTGATCTTCAATGCAAGAAGAAATCCAATTATAATGAGAAAATAACATGAAAGAACTATGTAAGTTTTGTCATTCCTTGAAGCAATATATAACTGTGTTTAGAGAGAGATACTCACTTGGGAAAACAGTACAAGGATGATCTTTGTAGTAGGAACAGTCACGGCCATCTTCTTTGGAATAAGGTGGGCCAATGACATCAAGAACAGCACAAGGGGTTATGGCTTTGAATTCATGGATGTTACCTCCTGTGGTTGGATACAGCACAGAAGTGTCACAAGATGATGTGAACACCTTATCAGCTTTCAACTTTGCCATTCTCActgaaaaaatatcatttatgtgaataagataaaatcaatttatgaataatgtaaattttatcttataaattgattttataaaattataaaattacattagaattaaaatacatttcttaACCAGACACACACAACAGTTAATTCAAggttaataaataatgatagtaAAGAGAAAGAACTCACATTGAGATGGTTGTGGCATGAGGTTGTCATTAGAGACCTCTGTGTCAACCCAATCATAGGATTTGATGTGCATTAGTCCTAACAGAAGCTTGCTGAAAACAGTCATGCCTGGATGGTTATGGAGAGGAATGATTCCTCCTTCAGGTATGAAAAAGATGCAGAGCTGCACAAAAATGCAAAGTGTTACCATAATTACTTAAGCACACAAGCTAGCAAGAAGCAATTTCTGTTGTGAGTGTGGGTGATTAGAGAACAATGAGAATGAAACACTTACTGAGAATTTGTCACACTTGTACACTGTTGTGTAAGTGACCCTTTGATTCTCTCTCACTGCATTTCCAGGCTTGAAAAACTGCAGATCTTTATTTAGCCCAACATCTTCTGGTTTCATGTTATctgaaacatattaaaaaaatcagaacATGTCAAATGAATATACATTCAGGAAGTGATACCAAAAACCAATGCCCAGATtctaaaaagagaataaattgcAAATCCACAATCTACATAAAAAATGTTGATGCATGTCATAGTTTTCTTCATCTTTAGCTATATCATTATTTTCCGAATTGGAACGAAACAAAGTTAAATAAATGACATgaataacacaacaaaaaataattctgCATTGTTAAGAAAATGAATCTGTTAATTGAGCaaacattgtttttaattttatgtaatattgaaactaaagaTCAAAATTGAGACAGACTCCAGAACATGACAACATGCGAAAAAAGAATAGATCAATAGACAGTAGAGAGTTTGTTGTGATTAACATCATACCAAGTATCTGACGCAATCTCTGAACATCTTGTGGAGAAGGAACAGTGTCAGGACCTTTGAAAGCTTCTGTGCATGAATGAAACAGCTGTTGAAGTGTGTTTGAAACAGTCATGTCGGACCTCCTAACCCTGCGAAGAATCTGTTTCCTCTTTTTGCCAATGCCTCTTTTCACATAACCAATCTTGTTCCCACGTCCAACTCTCTCTCCACCATTATCCACCAAACTTCCTTCCATTATATAAAGAACCAACTTTCACTTATTAACTCTTCTCAGATTCTCAAGAATGGTTTTTTCAGAAGCAAAACGAGAATTGAGAAAGTTGAAAAGGAAATGAAACAGTTGTATGGTTT
It includes:
- the LOC106753863 gene encoding plant cysteine oxidase 2 translates to MEGSLVDNGGERVGRGNKIGYVKRGIGKKRKQILRRVRRSDMTVSNTLQQLFHSCTEAFKGPDTVPSPQDVQRLRQILDNMKPEDVGLNKDLQFFKPGNAVRENQRVTYTTVYKCDKFSLCIFFIPEGGIIPLHNHPGMTVFSKLLLGLMHIKSYDWVDTEVSNDNLMPQPSQLRMAKLKADKVFTSSCDTSVLYPTTGGNIHEFKAITPCAVLDVIGPPYSKEDGRDCSYYKDHPCTVFPKEKIGEGKEEKEKDSYAWLEEIEMPENSEMDGIEYLGPTPF